A section of the Brachyhypopomus gauderio isolate BG-103 chromosome 13, BGAUD_0.2, whole genome shotgun sequence genome encodes:
- the has1 gene encoding hyaluronan synthase 1 yields the protein MEIKPLLRRLVSVVRALFTYLFAALVLGVVMWAYIDGFPIVSSQFGIISFGFYGALLSLHVLVQSTFAFVEHRRMRARRNPCSYTKTIGFTISAYQEDPEYLRKCLQSVRALHYPYNLLRIVMVVDGNSEEDLYMMHMFQEMFADQDPGCYVWQNNYHTWNSEAQGNAAAVCGPAGDAGLGLGVDPQRLHVEELIRTKRCVCIMQKWGGKREVMYTAFKALGSSVDYIQVCDSDTKLDPFATVELCKVLESNPKYGAVGGDVMILNMKDSCISFMSSLRYWMAFNIERSCQSFFDCVSCISGPLGLYRNDLLQQFLESWYNQTFLGTHCTFGDDRHLTNRMLSMGYATKYTAHSKCYTETPAQFLRWLNQQTRWTKSFFREWLYNALWWHKHHLWMTYESIVSGIFPFFVTATIIRLFWAGTLWDILWVLCCIQLIGLIKAAYACALRQSVVMVFMSLYSALYMTSLLPAKYFAILTMNKSSWGTSGRRKLVGNYIPLLPLSVWAAILVSGFIFRVFQESRQDWTTDAKREETKFLIFGAVAYVIYWIIMCFLYWVWIHKLFRKRSHNYKVNV from the exons ATGGAAATCAAACCTCTTTTAAGGCGGCTCGTCTCCGTGGTACGAGCCCTCTTCACCTACCTATTTGCTGCGCTGGTGCTTGGAGTAGTAATGTGGGCTTACATTGATGGCTTCCCGATTGTCTCATCTCAGTTTGGCATCATCTCCTTTGGCTTTTATGGAGCTCTGCTTAGCCTCCATGTGCTTGTCCAGAGCACTTTTGCCTTCGTGGAGCACCGCCGGATGCGTGCCAGGCGCAATCCCTGCTCCTACACCAAGACCATTGGCTTCACTATCTCTGCCTACCAAGAAGACCCTGAGTATCTGCGGAAGTGCCTGCAGTCGGTGAGGGCACTCCATTATCCATACAACCTGCTCCGCATTGTCATGGTGGTGGACGGGAACTCGGAAGAAGACCTGTACATGATGCACATGTTCCAGGAGATGTTTGCAGACCAGGATCCTGGCTGCTACGTGTGGCAAAACAATTACCACACATGGAACTCGGAGGCGCAGGGGAATGCGGCTGCTGTATGTGGCCCAGCTGGAGATGCTGGACTGGGGTTGGGGGTAGACCCTCAGCGCCTCCACGTGGAGGAGCTCATCAGAACAAAGAGGTGTGTTTGTATCATGCAAAAATGGGGAGGAAAGAGAGAAGTGATGTACACTGCCTTCAAGGCGCTGGGCTCCTCAGTGGACTACATACAG GTGTGTGACTCGGACACTAAACTGGATCCGTTCGCGACGGTGGAGCTGTGTAAAGTACTGGAGAGCAACCCCAAGTACGGTGCTGTGGGCGGTGACGTGATGATCCTCAACATGAAGGACTCCTGCATCAGCTTCATGAGCAGCCTGCGCTACTGGATGGCCTTCAACATCGAGAGGTCCTGCCAGTCATTTTTTGACTGTGTCTCTTGCATCAGTGGCCCCTTAG GTCTGTACAGGAACGATCTCCTTCAGCAGTTTCTGGAATCTTGGTACAACCAGACATTTCTTGGCACACACTGTACCTTTGGGGATGATCGCCATCTCACTAACCGCATGTTGAGCATGGGTTATGCTACCAA GTACACGGCTCACTCTAAGTGCTACACAGAGACACCAGCCCAGTTTCTGAGGTGGCTGAACCAACAGACCCGCTGGACCAAGTCATTTTTTCGCGAGTGGCTGTACAATGCATTATGGTGGCACAAGCATCACCTCTGGATGACCTATGAATCCATCGTGTCTGGCATTTTCCCCTTCTTTGTCACCGCCACCATCATCCGTCTCTTTTGGGCAGGCACACTGTGGGACATCCTCTGGGTCCTTTGCTGTATTCAGCTGATTGGGCTGATCAAGGCAGCCTATGCTTGTGCCCTGAGACAAAGTGTAGTGATGGTCTTCATGTCGCTCTACTCTGCACTTTACATGACGAGCCTCCTGCCGGCCAAGTACTTTGCTATTCTCACCATGAACAAAAGCAGCTGGGGCACCTCAGGACGGCGGAAGCTGGTGGGGAACTACATCCCCCTACTGCCCCTGTCTGTTTGGGCAGCCATCTTGGTCAGTGGCTTCATCTTCAGGGTCTTCCAGGAAAGCAGGCAGGACTGGACCACAGACGCAAAAAGGGAGGAGACCAAGTTCTTGATTTTTGGTGCTGTGGCGTATGTCATTTACTGGATTATAATGTGCTTCCTCTACTGGGTTTGGATTCATAAACTGTTCCGAAAACGTTCCCACAATTACAAAGTGaatgtgtaa
- the fpr1 gene encoding chemerin-like receptor 1, producing the protein MTEMYSYATPLGNTSGEDYYEDYENEEHTELRQSLNIMSLIVYCLAFVLGVVGNGIVIWVSGFKMKKTVNTVWFLNLAIADFLFTAFLPLSVAYTAMHFHWPFGRFMCKFNSTLSFLNMFASVYILVVISVDRCISVVHPIWAQNHRSVGRASALSIAVWVFALLLSSPYFVFRDIGPAYNNENITNCFNNFAFFDDEKTPNLMEMELLRLRVMIITRFLLGFVVPFSIIVFCYAVIIHRLKRNRSMSGRTGRPFKIIAAVISAFFLCWAPYHILVLIEMVSHITEHNPTLDHVTTIGIPIATSLAFLNSCLNPLLYVFIGQDFKDKMRKSILKVLETAFTEEASRTNTYTNSMPISRKDQGSKSFSDAEV; encoded by the coding sequence ATGACAGAGATGTACTCCTATGCCACACCCCTGGGAAACACATCAGGGGAGGATTATTATGAAGACTATGAAAATGAAGAGCATACAGAACTCAGGCAATCGCTCAATATCATGTCACTCATAGTCTACTGTCTGGCCTTTGTACTCGGAGTTGTTGGGAATGGCATTGTGATTTGGGTGTCTGGATTCAAGATGAAGAAGACAGTGAATACAGTTTGGTTTCTCAACCTGGCAATAGCAGACTTCCTTTTCACTGCTTTTCTGCCTCTCAGTGTGGCTTACACAGCCATGCACTTCCACTGGCCTTTTGGGCGTTTTATGTGCAAATTCAACAGCACCCTCAGTTTCCTCAACATGTTTGCCAGTGTGTACATCCTGGTGGTGATCAGTGTGGACCGCTGCATTTCTGTGGTGCATCCCATATGGGCACAGAACCACCGGAGTGTGGGCCGTGCGTCTGCGCTCAGCATTGCGGTCTGGGTCTTTGCTTTGCTCTTGAGTTCACCGTATTTTGTCTTCAGGGACATTGGTCCAGCCTACAACAATGAAAACATAACCAACTGCTTCAACAACTTTGCCTTTTTTGATGATGAGAAAACACCGAATCTGATGGAGATGGAACTCCTGCGTCTCCGTGTCATGATCATCACACGCTTCCTGCTTGGCTTTGTGGTGCCTTTTTCCATCATCGTCTTCTGCTATGCGGTCATAATCCATCGCCTCAAAAGAAATCGCTCAATGTCTGGCCGCACTGGACGCCCTTTCAAGATCATCGCTGCTGTGATTAGTGCCTTCTTCCTTTGCTGGGCTCCATACCATATCCTGGTGCTGATTGAAATGGTTAGCCATATAACTGAACATAACCCCACCCTAGATCATGTCACCACTATTGGAATTCCTATAGCAACCAGTTTGGCTTTCCTTAACAGTTGTCTAAACCCATTGTTGTATGTGTTCATTGGTCAAGATTTTAAAGACAAGATGCGGAAGTCTATTCTGAAGGTACTAGAGACAGCGTTTACAGAGGAGGCATCTCGCACCAACACCTATACAAACTCAATGCCCATTAGTCGAAAAGATCAAGGAAGTAAGTCTTTTTCTGATGCAGAGGTTTAA